Proteins from a single region of Candidatus Babeliales bacterium:
- the typA gene encoding translational GTPase TypA, with the protein MSEKIRNIAIIAHVDHGKTTLVDKLLKQAGMQFDASADRVMDSNDLEKERGITILAKQTGIAYNDHRINIVDTPGHTDFGGEVERTLQMVEGFLLLVDAAEGVLPGTRFVLRKALELNLKPLVLINKIDRPDAEIDRVENEINDLFLDYATDESQLEFPILYGSAKLGFVNQDSTLMSGDMSPLLDAIIKQVPAPKPRAEYLQLLVTNLDYSDFLGTIAIGRIFSGSLSVGQQIVCCRDGKIGRPTKITKMYVFDGLSKKEVETAEYGNIVAVTGFNDPVMIGSTICMPENPTPCDYVSIDEPTLSVFLSVNDSPFSGKDGSLLTSRQIKERLEKELKTNVALRVEPTDSPETFKVSGRGQLHLGILFENMRREGFEFQLSAPEVIYKTIDGTKHEPVEFVMIEVDNDHQGVVMEKLGRKKAELKHMEPLKNNRLRMEFEVPSRGLLGFRSQFLTDTRGTGLFNCHFSGYQPYKGDIPTRTKGAIVSMEPGSTTGYALDNLQQRGVLFVSPGVQVYGGLIIGENSREGDMSVNPC; encoded by the coding sequence TGTCAGAAAAAATACGAAATATAGCCATTATTGCCCATGTTGATCATGGAAAAACCACACTGGTAGATAAGCTTTTAAAGCAAGCAGGAATGCAATTTGATGCATCTGCTGATCGAGTGATGGATTCAAATGATTTGGAAAAAGAACGTGGGATTACGATTTTAGCCAAACAAACTGGTATTGCTTATAATGATCACCGGATCAACATTGTTGATACACCGGGGCATACTGACTTTGGTGGCGAAGTAGAACGTACTCTGCAGATGGTTGAAGGCTTCTTGCTTTTAGTTGATGCGGCAGAAGGTGTATTGCCTGGTACCCGATTTGTACTCCGTAAAGCTTTGGAATTAAATCTTAAGCCTTTAGTTCTTATTAATAAGATTGACCGTCCCGATGCAGAAATTGATCGCGTAGAAAATGAAATTAATGACTTATTTTTAGATTATGCAACTGATGAAAGCCAACTAGAATTCCCTATTTTATATGGTTCGGCTAAATTAGGCTTTGTAAATCAAGATTCTACTCTGATGAGTGGCGATATGTCTCCTTTATTGGATGCCATTATCAAGCAAGTACCAGCACCAAAACCCCGTGCAGAATATTTGCAATTATTGGTAACCAACCTCGATTATTCAGATTTTTTGGGAACTATTGCAATTGGTAGAATATTTAGTGGTTCATTATCAGTTGGCCAACAAATTGTATGTTGCAGAGATGGCAAAATTGGCAGACCAACAAAAATTACCAAAATGTATGTATTTGATGGTTTAAGCAAAAAAGAAGTAGAAACCGCAGAATATGGTAATATTGTAGCAGTAACTGGATTTAATGATCCGGTTATGATTGGTTCTACTATTTGTATGCCGGAAAACCCGACTCCGTGTGATTATGTATCAATTGATGAACCGACATTATCAGTATTTCTATCAGTTAACGATTCACCATTTAGCGGAAAAGATGGTTCTTTATTGACGTCTCGTCAAATTAAGGAACGTTTAGAAAAAGAATTAAAAACAAACGTGGCATTACGCGTAGAACCAACTGATTCACCAGAAACATTTAAAGTATCTGGGCGAGGTCAGCTGCATCTTGGTATTTTATTTGAAAATATGCGTCGTGAAGGCTTTGAGTTTCAACTTTCTGCACCAGAAGTGATTTATAAAACTATTGATGGCACCAAGCATGAGCCTGTAGAATTTGTAATGATCGAAGTAGATAATGATCATCAAGGTGTCGTAATGGAAAAGTTAGGCAGAAAGAAAGCTGAATTAAAGCATATGGAGCCGCTTAAAAATAACCGTTTACGTATGGAGTTTGAAGTGCCATCTCGTGGATTACTCGGATTTCGTAGCCAATTTTTAACCGATACACGAGGAACTGGTTTGTTTAATTGTCATTTTTCTGGTTATCAACCATATAAAGGTGATATTCCGACCCGTACTAAAGGTGCTATTGTTTCAATGGAGCCAGGTAGCACAACTGGTTATGCTTTAGATAACTTACAACAACGAGGTGTGTTATTTGTAAGTCCAGGTGTGCAGGTTTATGGAGGCTTGATCATTGGTGAAAATAGCCGTGAAGGTGATATGTCAGTAAATCCATGTAA